The Coccidioides posadasii str. Silveira chromosome 3, complete sequence genome contains a region encoding:
- a CDS encoding uncharacterized protein (EggNog:ENOG410PKXP~COG:S), with protein MAQHLTYNRVLQILRDSCSGRETFLSKSTRIPSELKAFDPEPGTLFNQTFQHLDEFVNLPTGGALFGLTSKTSRQGLTKKICQVLCQQLHDPVDHIERLDRAFSEFLYFEIFDGRVADPESLARETYRLLTRLVPDEQPYWELNAEATCNTLTGHFFHPGSPEKVPHRLKASTFFDRNIVCTAIHTVLEPLRETGSSLRLTGYIDLLAQLLQAALDIVPAGRVFTPGNLLVLRTFLWKSLQRSVTLYCWSLVKHGNREVWMDVTHRQTFHVQRFRRVIAAKRDQELLSELPAYLCPWAFELMRTHPAAAGVDPAYFIHLFSKHFGSLSARCIMNPDGSFRQCDGTGPFGCARFTGAVIHDQSAHQESCDRKCAKLYWDEDSYRQVHGARAVRLEEPRKGLLQYCAASSSTMAISHVWSHGQGGRPERPRDGVPSTGFNSCLHQRYSTIARQMGCNSYWIDTACIPQDHQLRREAISQINDIFTNSRSTLVCDRDIMMISIKKKTFAVLESLMAALLVCDWNSRAWTLLEGTRGAKVVNLLCKDNQTIELSEVIQAMYSRGRLSLAILCLTLDHLMGAAVVGGETFRLTERQHKYTETTAATLLSHRHASREGDEVVIWSLLCGRLVYTAEEFWRDAKHIKTGFLISDIPRLEGVPGFSWAPRRPGLASGGKIVARREYHQRRILEVMDSQAGSICADGLQATWSVCDMADVNFFSSLYQCFMHCIGALHSFGRIFWKMVLWEQLETALYYWHMACASLDMRRRFQLISHDVQAPMHRLALIRPSSSSDIYDGDAKEASMAVIEITGRGTWAWRKVIYWDNSVTLPPFRLKKITIE; from the coding sequence ATGGCCCAGCACTTAACGTACAACCGTGTCCTCCAGATCTTGAGGGACAGCTGCTCCGGGAGAGAAACATTCTTGTCCAAAAGTACAAGAATACCTTCGGAACTTAAGGCGTTTGATCCCGAGCCGGGCACCCTGTTCAATCAAACCTTCCAGCATCTTGACGAATTTGTGAATCTTCCTACCGGGGGTGCATTATTCGGCCTTACTTCCAAGACGAGCCGACAAGGGCTGACAAAGAAAATCTGCCAAGTCCTCTGTCAGCAACTCCACGACCCAGTGGACCATATCGAGCGCCTGGATAGGGCTTTTTCTGAGTTCCTGTATTTCGAGATATTTGATGGCCGAGTGGCTGATCCAGAATCGCTTGCGAGGGAGACATACCGGCTGTTGACGCGCCTTGTGCCCGATGAGCAGCCCTACTGGGAACTCAATGCCGAAGCAACCTGCAATACTCTCACTGGCCACTTCTTCCATCCAGGGAGCCCCGAGAAAGTACCACATCGACTCAAAGCGTCCACCTTTTTTGATCGCAATATAGTATGCACGGCAATTCACACGGTCTTAGAACCGCTCCGCGAAACGGGTTCGTCGTTACGTCTAACCGGTTATATCGACCTTCTCGCACAACTACTCCAAGCCGCATTAGACATCGTACCGGCCGGCCGTGTATTCACTCCAGGAAACTTGCTAGTGCTGAGGACATTTCTCTGGAAATCCTTGCAGAGGTCTGTTACCTTATACTGTTGGTCGTTGGTTAAACACGGCAACCGGGAAGTTTGGATGGATGTCACCCACCGCCAAACTTTCCATGTCCAGCGCTTTCGGCGTGTGATCGCAGCAAAACGAGATCAAGAGCTGCTGTCGGAACTTCCGGCATATCTATGTCCATGGGCTTTTGAGTTGATGCGGACACATCCAGCTGCAGCTGGTGTAGATCCCGCGTACTTTATTCATTTATTCTCTAAGCATTTTGGGAGCCTATCTGCCAGGTGCATCATGAATCCAGATGGCTCTTTTCGGCAGTGCGATGGAACTGGGCCCTTTGGATGCGCCCGATTTACGGGGGCGGTGATCCATGACCAGTCTGCGCACCAGGAATCTTGTGATAGAAAATGTGCAAAGTTATACTGGGATGAGGACTCCTACCGTCAAGTTCATGGCGCTAGGGCGGTGAGATTGGAAGAACCAAGAAAAGGTCTTCTACAATACTGCGCTGCTTCCAGCTCAACCATGGCAATATCTCATGTTTGGAGTCATGGTCAAGGTGGTCGCCCGGAGCGTCCGAGAGATGGGGTGCCCTCAACCGGATTCAATTCTTGTCTTCACCAACGATACTCCACCATTGCACGCCAGATGGGCTGCAATTCATACTGGATAGACACTGCCTGCATTCCTCAAGACCACCAACTGCGAAGAGAAGCAATTAGCCAAATCAATGACATCTTTACCAATAGTCGATCTACGCTGGTATGTGACCGAGACATAATGATGATCAGtatcaagaagaagacatttGCCGTGTTGGAGTCCTTAATGGCCGCCTTACTGGTCTGTGACTGGAACAGTAGGGCTTGGACCCTTTTAGAAGGGACTAGAGGCGCCAAGGTCGTTAACCTTCTCTGCAAAGATAACCAGACTATTGAGCTGAGCGAGGTCATTCAAGCTATGTATAGCAGGGGGCGTCTCTCCCTGGCAATTCTCTGCCTGACTCTCGACCACTTAATGGGAGCCGCGGTTGTAGGGGGAGAAACCTTCCGACTGACCGAGCGTCAGCACAAGTATACCGAGACAACAGCAGCGACCCTTTTAAGCCATCGCCATGCCAGTCGTGAGGGAGATGAGGTTGTAATCTGGAGCCTACTGTGTGGGAGACTAGTATATACTGCCGAAGAGTTCTGGCGGGACGCAAAGCATATCAAGACTGGATTTTTGATCTCCGATATCCCAAGGCTCGAAGGGGTTCCAGGGTTCAGCTGGGCCCCAAGACGGCCAGGCCTGGCGTCGGGTGGTAAGATTGTTGCCCGGCGCGAATACCACCAACGGCGCATTCTGGAGGTCATGGATAGTCAAGCTGGTAGCATATGCGCGGACGGGCTCCAAGCCACGTGGAGTGTCTGTGATATGGCGGATGTGAACTTTTTCTCCAGCCTCTATCAGTGTTTTATGCATTGTATTGGCGCCCTTCACTCCTTCGGGAGAATATTTTGGAAAATGGTACTCTGGGAACAGCTGGAAACCGCCCTATATTATTGGCATATGGCTTGCGCATCTTTGGATATGCGCCGCCGTTTCCAGCTTATTTCCCATGATGTGCAGGCTCCTATGCATCGCCTTGCTCTCATACGACCGTCTTCTTCATCAGACATTTACGATGGAGACGCAAAGGAGGCTTCTATGGCAGTGATAGAGATCACAGGCAGAGGTACATGGGCCTGGAGAAAGGTAATTTATTGGGATAACTCTGTGACGTTGCCTCCCTTTAGGCTCAAGAAAATTACAATTGAATAA